A single window of Oncorhynchus keta strain PuntledgeMale-10-30-2019 chromosome 34, Oket_V2, whole genome shotgun sequence DNA harbors:
- the LOC118366570 gene encoding histone H1-like, with protein MPRNDRKKKDVKRERKGKVNIESKGTVTVINRGQEKVKRKPPVKPPVKSPVKHQTKPVKNPGGRGLGKAGARRLGQLLKRAIQEKKNVTGNEKVPLPTTPVRLFKYQAEAASAPKTNDARRVATRVSQLILRVVSQCKHRGGISMVDLKHALAAGGYDVTKNNTRVNLAVKGLVRKETLVQTTGVGASGSFKLNKKLTYEKRVKTRAMRDLEAAERAKQRDRATVERAKQRDRATVERAKQKKGILKPAAEKGKALKPGAKTTKPAGKALKPGAKTTKPAGKALKPGAKTTKPAGKTAQPADKNKTVVGKGQREIGDRPKQVGKSHKPAGQASKSPAKVQKTGYKAPKPAGKSLKVANKKTRKMVVTRNTKPRI; from the exons ATGCCTAGAAACGACCGCAAAAAGAAAGATGTCAAACGTGAGAGAAAAGGGAAAGTTAACATAGAATCAAAGGGAACAGTTACAGTAATCAACCGAGGACAAGAGAAAGTTAAACGTAAACCGCCAGTAAAACCACCGGTCAAGTCGCCGGTGAAGCATCAAACGAAGCCAGTAAAAAACCCAGGTGGTCGGGGCCTTGGGAAAGCAGGGGCTAGACGTTTGGGTCAGCTATTGAAGCGTGCAATCCAAGAGAAGAAGAATGTTACAGGAAACGAAAAAGTGCCTTTGCCAA CGACCCCAGTTCGCCTGTTCAAGTACCAGGCAGAGGCTGCATCTGCACCCAAAACCAACGATGCAAGGCGTGTGGCTACCCGGGTCTCCCAGCTCATCCTTCGGGTAGTCTCCCAGTGCAAGCACCGGGGTGGCATCTCCATGGTGGACCTCAAGCATGCCCTGGCTGCTGGTGGCTATGATGTCACCAAGAACAATACCCGTGTGAACTTAGCTGTGAAAGGCCTGGTGAGGAAGGAGACACTGGTGCAGACTACTGGAGTTGGTGCATCTGGGTCATttaaactcaacaag AAACTGACGTATGAGAAGAGAGTTAAGACAAGAGCCATGAGAGACCTTGAAGCAGCTGAGAGGGCCAAGCAGAGAGACCGTGCAACAGTTGAGAGAGCCAAGCAGAGAGACCGTGCAACAGTCGAGAGAGCCAAGCAGAAAAAAGGAATTTTGAAGCCAGCAGCAGAGAAAGGAAAGGCCTTGAAACCAGGAGCAAAAACAACTAAACCAGCAGGAAAAGCTCTGAAACCAGGAGCAAAAACAACTAAACCAGCAGGAAAAGCTCTGAAACCAGGAGCAAAAACAACTAAACCAGCAGGAAAAACAGCTCAACCAGCAGACAAGAAcaaaacagttgttggaaaaggTCAAAGGGAAATAGGAGATAGACCAAAACAAGTCGGCAAAAGCCACAAACCAGCAGGACAAGCATCAAAATCACCAGCCAAGGTCCAAAAAACAGGCTACAAAGCCCCTAAACCTGCAGGAAAGTCCTTGAAAGTAGCCAATAAGAAAACTCGTAAAATGGTTGTAACCCGCAATACAAAGCCACGGATATAG
- the LOC118367907 gene encoding ribosomal RNA small subunit methyltransferase NEP1-like isoform X3 produces MEAHSCDKRGLEHLDEYEPKPAKHMRSLHDRMVERRLVVILEGATLETVKVGKTFELLNCDQHKGMIIKSGRDPGKIRPDITHQVYIHTERNALIEINPQTRIPRTFNRFCGLMVQLLHKLSVRAADGPQRLLKLIKNPVSDHLPPGCPRICTSFSSGEAVGARTVVPEDGPATVVVGAFAHGAVNVDYTEKTVSISNYPLSAALTCAKMCSAFEEVWGVL; encoded by the exons ATGGAAGCCCACAGTTGTGACAAGCGTGGTCTTGAGCATTTAGACGAATATGAACCCAAACCAGCCAAACATATGCGTAGCCTGCACGATCGCATGGTGGAAAGGCGACTAGTAGTTATTTTAGAGGGGGCAACGCTGGAAACAGTGAAG GTTGGCAAGACATTTGAACTGCTGAACTGTGACCAACACAAGGGCATGATCATCAAAAGTGGACGGGACCCAGGGAAGATTCGACCTGACATTACACATCAG GTTTACATCCACACAGAGAGGAACGCCCTGATTGAGATCAACCCACAGACACGCATCCCCCGAACCTTCAACCGCTTCTGTGGCCTCATGG tcCAGCTCCTGCACAAGCTTAGTGTGAGGGCGGCTGATGGCCCCCAGCGCCTGCTGAAGCTCATCAAGAACCCTGTGTCAGACCACCTGCCCCCTGGCTGCCCCCGTATTTGTACCTCCTTCTCCTCTGGGGAGGCAGTGGGCGCCCGCACCGTGGTACCAGAGGATGGGCCCGCCACTGTGGTGGTCGGAGCATTTGCACACGGAGCG gtgaatgtggactacacagagaagactgtttccatcagtaactaccctctctctgctgccctcacCTGTGCCAAGATGTGCTCTGCCTTTGAGGAGGTCTGGGGCGTGTTGTGA
- the LOC118367907 gene encoding ribosomal RNA small subunit methyltransferase NEP1-like isoform X1, translated as MEAHSCDKRGLEHLDEYEPKPAKHMRSLHDRMVERRLVVILEGATLETVKVGKTFELLNCDQHKGMIIKSGRDPGKIRPDITHQCLLMLMDSPLNRAGLLQVYIHTERNALIEINPQTRIPRTFNRFCGLMVQLLHKLSVRAADGPQRLLKLIKNPVSDHLPPGCPRICTSFSSGEAVGARTVVPEDGPATVVVGAFAHGAVNVDYTEKTVSISNYPLSAALTCAKMCSAFEEVWGVL; from the exons ATGGAAGCCCACAGTTGTGACAAGCGTGGTCTTGAGCATTTAGACGAATATGAACCCAAACCAGCCAAACATATGCGTAGCCTGCACGATCGCATGGTGGAAAGGCGACTAGTAGTTATTTTAGAGGGGGCAACGCTGGAAACAGTGAAG GTTGGCAAGACATTTGAACTGCTGAACTGTGACCAACACAAGGGCATGATCATCAAAAGTGGACGGGACCCAGGGAAGATTCGACCTGACATTACACATCAG tgtTTGTTGATGCTGATGGACAGTCCATTGAACAGGGCAGGTCTCCTACAGGTTTACATCCACACAGAGAGGAACGCCCTGATTGAGATCAACCCACAGACACGCATCCCCCGAACCTTCAACCGCTTCTGTGGCCTCATGG tcCAGCTCCTGCACAAGCTTAGTGTGAGGGCGGCTGATGGCCCCCAGCGCCTGCTGAAGCTCATCAAGAACCCTGTGTCAGACCACCTGCCCCCTGGCTGCCCCCGTATTTGTACCTCCTTCTCCTCTGGGGAGGCAGTGGGCGCCCGCACCGTGGTACCAGAGGATGGGCCCGCCACTGTGGTGGTCGGAGCATTTGCACACGGAGCG gtgaatgtggactacacagagaagactgtttccatcagtaactaccctctctctgctgccctcacCTGTGCCAAGATGTGCTCTGCCTTTGAGGAGGTCTGGGGCGTGTTGTGA
- the LOC118367907 gene encoding ribosomal RNA small subunit methyltransferase NEP1-like isoform X2 has protein sequence MEAHSCDKRGLEHLDEYEPKPAKHMRSLHDRMVERRLVVILEGATLETVKVGKTFELLNCDQHKGMIIKSGRDPGKIRPDITHQCLLMLMDSPLNRAGLLQVYIHTERNALIEINPQTRIPRTFNRFCGLMVQLLHKLSVRAADGPQRLLKLIKNPVSDHLPPGCPRICTSFSSGEAVGARTVVPEDGPATVVVGAFAHGAVNVDYTEKTVSISNYPLSACPLLS, from the exons ATGGAAGCCCACAGTTGTGACAAGCGTGGTCTTGAGCATTTAGACGAATATGAACCCAAACCAGCCAAACATATGCGTAGCCTGCACGATCGCATGGTGGAAAGGCGACTAGTAGTTATTTTAGAGGGGGCAACGCTGGAAACAGTGAAG GTTGGCAAGACATTTGAACTGCTGAACTGTGACCAACACAAGGGCATGATCATCAAAAGTGGACGGGACCCAGGGAAGATTCGACCTGACATTACACATCAG tgtTTGTTGATGCTGATGGACAGTCCATTGAACAGGGCAGGTCTCCTACAGGTTTACATCCACACAGAGAGGAACGCCCTGATTGAGATCAACCCACAGACACGCATCCCCCGAACCTTCAACCGCTTCTGTGGCCTCATGG tcCAGCTCCTGCACAAGCTTAGTGTGAGGGCGGCTGATGGCCCCCAGCGCCTGCTGAAGCTCATCAAGAACCCTGTGTCAGACCACCTGCCCCCTGGCTGCCCCCGTATTTGTACCTCCTTCTCCTCTGGGGAGGCAGTGGGCGCCCGCACCGTGGTACCAGAGGATGGGCCCGCCACTGTGGTGGTCGGAGCATTTGCACACGGAGCG gtgaatgtggactacacagagaagactgtttccatcagtaactaccctctctctgcttgtcctctcctgtcttag